DNA sequence from the Harpia harpyja isolate bHarHar1 chromosome 2, bHarHar1 primary haplotype, whole genome shotgun sequence genome:
CCTGTTTCAGTCTTATTTTGATACAACCCAGGCAGTTATACTTAGTATGCAAActcaaaaaaaagaagttaattagCCATTCTAAATACACACATTCAACATTGCCATgtacttaatttttattatagTAGGTGACTGGTTTCACTAAAACCACTGTTTTGAAAAGAAGTGTACCAAAAATATGTGAGAATTTTAGTGCTCATGAAAAAATACCTTTTATCCCTGGAGACTGAAATCTTTTGCTTCCAGAATTACAGCAGGGATAGATTCATCTCTGCCACCCAACCATATGTCTAAACCAGCCCTGACTGCAAGTCAGTCCTTCTGGGGTTGTAACCGGGTGAGGTCTAGGAAGAATCAGGTTAGTTTCTTCCTGGTTCGTCCCACCTTTGACCACATTGCTGAGGAACAAGACTAAGATAAAATAAATCTCACAAACCCACAGGACAGCTGTCAAATGTCACTAAGTTTTGATCATTCCTATGCTGGACGTACTGGATTTGGTTATTGTTATGCAGTGACTTGGGCATGTCTAAGAAGTGCTAGGCTTGCCTGCAGGCCATTTATTATAAGGATAGGACAATTTGCTTCTGTGGTTAGCTAAAGGAAGAACCtccaaaatatgaaaacaaactgTCAGTATTTTACAACAACGTATACAAGAGTCTTTTAAATAGAATACACAGTGGTCAGATTTTATACGCTAagttcttaaagtaaaaaaaaacctccacatgGACAGATATGGCAAGAGGTGAGGGTTGATCCAGGCAGAAGTTTGTCATTAAATAAATGCAGACGAATCAACAACTGAGGAACAtcaacagaaacaacaacaaaatcagcaCAGCTATTATCTGCAGATCTCCGGGCTAGGCCTGCTCCAGTTGAGGCTAGCAAAGTCCAAACACGGGCTTGTGAATAAGGGCATGTACCTGCACCTTTCGCTTTTCAAGATAGTGCCCACGTGTGTTGGGGGAGAGCAGATCAGATAGATCTGTCTCACTAGGGGCACCTGCACTGTGGTCCTGCCAGGAGTCCTCCTTTGATTCCCCTCCCATTCTCTCTGCCGTGGTATCTTTGTGCGAAGGCAAAAAGAACGAACGCGGGCAAAGCTACTGCTGATGGTCCTCAAAAGATCTTGCACTCGTTAATGGAGAAGAGCTTCCGCCTGTTCTGCCTTTTGGCTTGATTGACTGCTGTCCGCACGGCGTACTCAAACACCTGCTGCACCCCCCGGTTGCTGAGAGCAGAGCACTCCAAATAGCCTTTGGCTCGCACATCCTGGGCGAGCCGCTTCCCGTCTATTGGGCTGATGCAGGAGGAACGGTAGGGCCCCGTGTCGCGCTGGTCAGTCTGAGTAGCCACCACCAGAACGGGGATGCGGGGCAAATGGCTGCGGATCTCGCCGATCCACTTGTTCCTCAGGTTCAGAAAGGAATTGTGGTTTGCCACCGAGTAGCACATTAATACCACATCTGCCTGTTGGTATGAGAGGGGGCGAATGCCTTTGAAGGCATCGCTGCCAGATGTGTCCCAAAGACCTAGGCTAATCTGTACACCATCCATGAAGACGTCCACTCCGGTATTTTCATACACGGTGGGTCTGTAGTCATCTGGAAAAGTCTCGGAGGTGAAACGTACCAAGAGAGATGTTTTCCCCACCGCAGAGTCTCCCACCAGGACACACTTAATTGAATCCAGCATTTTATTAGCGTCCAGGGCCAAGAGCACCGTCTCTGGGCAGCAGGAGTGGGATGGAGAGAGGCAGTGGTCTCAGAGGCTTTCTACATAACTTCTGTTTGGTGAGAAACCATCCAAATTTCTTTACTTCTCAAGACTTGATTGTGTCACTTGAGTCTAAAATCCCCTTTTCTCCCACACGGCTCTGTGATACTGTTGGTTTTAATTATTCAGTGAGTCAAATGATGTTTctggaagagtaaaaataaaatgtaacatttataaCCCACAGAGAACAGACCATTATTCATCAAGATAAAGACGCCTGGACATGTCTTTGGACAGCCATGGGGAGTATCCCACATCGAGGATACTGAACCTTGCTGTTCCCTCCCAGCCGGCTGCATGTGCAACAGCCATTCATGTAAATAACCTTCTTGCCGCTCCATGGGGGCTAGTAGTCCTACCACCTCTGCCATTCTCCACTGACACCAACTACTTTTTCCTTCCAGTtggctaaaaaaataataaaatcaatttaactttGATATAACTGCTACTAACCTGCTTTTAGTGAGACATTTACTGCCTCTGACTTTCACCAAGACTGACAGAATCCTGAATCCCTCTTAACCGATCAGTTCAGATTCGCTTGAAAAGGTACCCATGCTCTCTAGAGGTAGTCAAGAGAAAAAAGCCCTTCACTAACCAATTTGACTATTATTTAAGCAATCCCATAATGAACAGTAACACAGAACTACTTGTGACAATGAGGAAGCAAAGACTTCAGGTGTGAATCTCAAGCAACATGAACCTTGacagttttcaaaagcaatgaaTGATTCgcagcaaaaatacaaaaaagttcaAAATTTTTCTTACAAATCACTTTCAACAAGCAAGGAGCACAAGCCAAAGCAAGCCACACCACCAGTGCTTGCCCCAGTCAAACTATTTCATTTGAAGGGGATACAGCTGCCCTGACATTTACTCTGTTGTAAAACTGAACTGAGAGTACCTCTTCAGAGTATGTAATTGCTTTTGAGCTCCTGCCAGCATTCAGTCAAATTTTcctattttgaaagcatttgccTCTTCCCCACTAGCTGTTTGCAAGATTCACTGCTCACACAGGGCGACACACAAGATGCTATGAAAATCACTAGCTGCAAAACTGAAGGCAAATTAGTTCTGCTCAACAAAAGTAATTAAAGAAAGTATCACTGCATAATTTCAAAACGTCCTCTGTGTGTTACACAAATAATATATTTCTGTCGCCTTCATATACGAAGAGAGAAATCACAGCTTAAGGTTATTTGCACAGGGAAGAATGATGGCCACAAAAAGCATATACTCTCCGTTACTGTAATGCTCTCCAGTTTCACCACCCtaacccccccaccaccacccctcacCCACATTTCTAGTACACTCAAGGCTTTGGCTTACTccacaaaggggaaaaacaaaggaaaagaagagaaaagcgCTAGACGAGCTTAGAGAGAACATTTTACAGGCACTGACAACTGCTACTGGCAGCTCCCcagctttcattttgcagtgaGGCAGCGCCCTACCTCCTCTTGTGCTGCCGGCACACCTGCATCTCTCCCACCCGACGCACCAACCAAAAGAAGGTGTGTCAGCAGCTTGGCCGAGCACGCCGTTTTATAGAGGTGGCACCAAGCCTGCAGGGCAGTCCTCGTGCGTATTTGAGTTACCGGTATCTAGAAGAGTCGTTGCAACAGACAGCGCTTCCTGGACTGCCAGCGCGACCGTGCTCTCGCCATCTCAGCTCGCTTCTAGGAAGTGGGATGGAGGCCGAGGCCGCTTCACGGCATTCCTGGCTGCTGGGAAACAAGCTGCTCCATGAATTTAAGTTTtggtggcagcagctggaaatttgcttttaaagagTCAGTAGGTCTAACTCCACTGTCTCACCTTCTCCATTCCCCAAACAAGCTCTCAAGGGAATTAAACAAGACGTTTACAAAATACATCCATGAAAAATTTGAGAAGTATATGCAGGATACACAGTCCAATTAATTAAATGCATGATCGTCTTTCCTTCAGGGTATTCTACTTCAAAACTGTCAGCAGTACAGTTTGAAAACACCGCAATTCACCTCAGCCAGTAGTGTATGATTCAACAAAGCTGCATGCTCCCAGGAGAAAGTTAGCATGTACCAAGTCTCCTTTTCAGAACAAACATTTCTTTGGTGCAAGTAGTCCTTAATGCCTTCCAGCTCattattttgtgtatatttgaATGTGGGGGAAAATAAGGATGTCTGAAGCATgacttttgctatttcataaaTGCCAGAACAGAGAAAGACGGATAAAAGGATTGGTCTGGGTCTCACCTTGTTGATTACCAGGTCTGATCATGTTGGctattttgaaagaaagtatataaattattaaagactgaaaaaGATATTAAGGACTAAGGAATATGGCTGACACACATGAtaacaaaagctgaaatattcCACCACAACAGTGCAAaattgttttcaaagcaaattatcTTGTTCTACAATCCATTgatgaataaaaatgaacagtatATACCAAGGTCCATATTCTGGTCCTGTGGACAGATTGCTGTCAGTGGTCCTGATCTTGCTTTTGTTCACAGCCATTTGGAGTTCATGTGCCTCCATATATAGTTGGGACAACATATGTGCATActgaagatatatttttaattatgcgCATAGCCTGTCCATGATGCAGCCTCAGGCTAAGAGCAGTATTAgtgtattaaaataattatgcaaGTTCACCTCAATTAATGGAAAACTCTTTAGATTAAATGTCAGCAGAAAACAATGTCTTTTAAAGGACAAGCCAGTACTGGGCACTTCCTCAGTATACAACCAGTTgtgtaaatatttgcaaaaggtTTGGTTCCTTTCTCTCATATTATATATTACGGTCTTGGtcagacagtacagcatgctaCACCCATTAAAAGACTGCACAAAATCTTCTGATCACAGATGGTTGAGTCTAAGCTGctgacagattatttttttccccaacagtttGGTTTTCCAAATTTTACTAACTTTATCAAGTCCATTTTGGATCTGGAATTCCAGATATAAACCCATATCTTCTTTGACACTACTTTGGTTTATGCTTTCATCACTCATAGAAGTGATGAAACAATAGAAGATTTTATTTGAATATTAAG
Encoded proteins:
- the RHOH gene encoding rho-related GTP-binding protein RhoH, translating into MLDSIKCVLVGDSAVGKTSLLVRFTSETFPDDYRPTVYENTGVDVFMDGVQISLGLWDTSGSDAFKGIRPLSYQQADVVLMCYSVANHNSFLNLRNKWIGEIRSHLPRIPVLVVATQTDQRDTGPYRSSCISPIDGKRLAQDVRAKGYLECSALSNRGVQQVFEYAVRTAVNQAKRQNRRKLFSINECKIF